One region of Turicibacter bilis genomic DNA includes:
- a CDS encoding sensor histidine kinase, with amino-acid sequence MRLATKIFLLLFGLFFATISLDIAAQYYFYDFAYPSYKQNQIYQLVYDIKEEVPNFERHTNDFFSYMNELKSEYLVQYKLHSSNTSQLNLDRLTDNDIFFESKNEENVTTYHYYTKITFKGGEQWIIEVSYSLQVLGEMLSVFTNYYIFIFMILAILVLFFAIWLTEHITKPLLHMKRVTENIANINFTEKCEVTSDDELKELATNINIMSDNLNNTLTKLKVANERLQDDIAREREFEQMRSNFFSTISHELKTPLTIIKGIATRVKSKPMSQDDVKLQLESIIEEVDRMTMMVQDTLNYMKMENPEDFLEYSSFNLKMLVEHLNKKVEHLMGEKHLHIHLDLDDVYVEADSEQIMTVVTNLYSNAIRYTPDGDHIYVTLKRYDDKVRFEIENTGIFIPEAEIDRIWEPFYRLEKSRNRDSGGTGLGLLITSKILKMHHSKYGVMNTDRGVKFYFDLNIDPDFDE; translated from the coding sequence TTGCGCTTAGCTACCAAGATTTTTTTATTACTTTTTGGCTTGTTTTTTGCAACGATTAGTTTAGACATCGCAGCCCAATATTATTTTTATGATTTTGCTTATCCAAGTTATAAACAAAATCAAATTTATCAGCTCGTTTACGATATAAAAGAAGAAGTCCCCAATTTTGAGCGACACACCAATGACTTTTTTTCGTATATGAATGAGCTTAAAAGCGAGTATTTAGTTCAATACAAGCTTCATAGTTCAAATACTTCGCAGTTAAATTTAGATCGTTTAACTGATAATGATATTTTCTTTGAATCCAAGAATGAAGAAAATGTGACAACATATCACTATTATACGAAGATTACGTTTAAGGGTGGAGAGCAATGGATTATTGAGGTTTCTTATTCTTTGCAGGTCTTAGGGGAAATGTTATCAGTTTTCACGAATTACTATATTTTCATTTTTATGATTCTCGCGATTTTAGTTCTGTTTTTTGCCATTTGGCTGACCGAACATATTACAAAACCGCTACTTCATATGAAGCGGGTAACAGAAAATATAGCAAATATCAATTTTACAGAAAAATGTGAAGTGACATCTGATGATGAATTAAAAGAGCTGGCAACGAATATTAATATAATGAGTGATAATTTAAATAATACGTTAACGAAGTTAAAGGTTGCGAATGAGCGTTTACAAGATGATATTGCACGTGAGCGTGAGTTTGAACAAATGCGTTCAAATTTCTTTTCAACGATTTCTCATGAATTAAAAACACCGTTAACCATTATTAAAGGGATTGCAACACGAGTAAAATCAAAACCTATGTCACAGGATGATGTGAAATTACAGCTAGAATCGATCATTGAAGAGGTTGATCGAATGACGATGATGGTTCAAGATACATTAAATTATATGAAGATGGAAAATCCAGAAGATTTTTTAGAATATAGTAGTTTCAATTTGAAGATGCTGGTTGAGCATTTAAATAAGAAAGTGGAACATCTAATGGGCGAGAAACATCTACATATTCATTTAGATTTAGATGATGTTTATGTTGAGGCAGATTCAGAGCAAATTATGACAGTTGTAACAAACTTATATTCAAATGCAATTCGCTATACTCCAGATGGAGACCATATATATGTGACACTGAAACGTTATGATGATAAAGTTCGATTTGAGATTGAAAATACAGGGATTTTTATTCCAGAAGCTGAAATCGATCGTATTTGGGAACCATTCTATCGTCTTGAAAAGTCACGAAACCGAGATAGTGGAGGAACAGGTCTTGGGTTATTAATTACAAGTAAAATTTTAAAGATGCATCACAGTAAGTATGGAGTCATGAATACTGATCGTGGGGTGAAGTTTTACTTCGATTTAAATATTGATCCAGACTTTGATGAATAA
- a CDS encoding pyridoxal phosphate-dependent aminotransferase: protein MKIKINSHATTVKPSIIREMKVLADSYKNVIDFTLGEPHISHHTYETIHEGLHQRIMRSPIGYSHQYGVLELREAIAEYCQTHYNQDYDPKSEIVVTTGVSEPISAVLKTILEEGDEVIIFSPSFTLYNSNVKMYGGKVVLYDMIANEMKVKSDVLSELITPKTKAILVNSPCNPTGKVFSKEDNEAIYECIKDHPIFVISDEIYREIVFDGVECPSLSDYQDLRDRMFILNGVSKSFAMTGWRIGYVLGPKEYIQIVAVVHQNFVASASTISQYATLEALKHPELTKNICSLYERNRNYVYEQLKPYFKQVVLPEGAFYLYLDASNYGLSSYEFAIELLKEQRVAVVPSVAFEAQDSGYVRLSYCCDFEVLKEGIARIQNFRKSL from the coding sequence ATGAAGATTAAAATTAATAGTCATGCAACAACAGTTAAGCCATCAATTATTAGGGAAATGAAAGTATTAGCTGATAGTTATAAAAATGTGATTGACTTTACGCTAGGGGAACCCCATATATCACACCATACTTATGAAACAATTCATGAGGGATTACATCAACGTATCATGAGAAGCCCAATCGGTTATTCACATCAATACGGCGTTTTAGAATTAAGAGAAGCTATCGCAGAGTATTGTCAAACCCATTACAATCAAGATTACGATCCTAAAAGTGAAATTGTTGTGACAACGGGGGTATCGGAGCCAATCAGTGCGGTGCTTAAAACAATTTTAGAAGAAGGTGACGAAGTGATTATCTTCTCACCATCATTCACACTGTATAACAGTAATGTTAAGATGTACGGAGGAAAAGTTGTTTTATATGATATGATTGCCAATGAGATGAAGGTAAAATCAGATGTATTAAGTGAGCTGATTACACCAAAAACAAAAGCGATTCTAGTAAATTCACCTTGTAATCCAACAGGTAAAGTTTTTTCTAAGGAAGATAATGAAGCTATTTATGAATGTATTAAGGATCATCCTATTTTTGTGATTAGTGATGAAATTTATCGTGAGATTGTATTTGATGGAGTTGAATGTCCTTCTTTATCAGATTATCAGGATTTAAGAGATCGTATGTTTATTTTAAATGGAGTTTCTAAATCATTCGCCATGACTGGATGGCGTATTGGTTACGTATTAGGACCAAAAGAATACATTCAGATTGTTGCAGTTGTTCATCAAAACTTTGTAGCTTCAGCTTCAACGATTTCTCAGTATGCGACGTTAGAAGCTTTGAAACATCCGGAATTAACTAAAAACATTTGCTCTCTTTATGAGCGTAATCGTAATTATGTATATGAACAATTAAAACCATATTTTAAACAGGTTGTTTTACCAGAAGGTGCTTTTTATTTATACCTAGATGCTAGTAATTATGGCTTAAGTTCATATGAGTTCGCTATTGAATTATTAAAAGAACAACGAGTAGCAGTTGTTCCGAGTGTTGCATTTGAAGCGCAGGATTCTGGATATGTTCGTTTGTCTTATTGTTGTGATTTTGAAGTTTTAAAAGAAGGAATTGCCCGTATACAAAATTTTAGAAAAAGTTTGTAA
- a CDS encoding response regulator transcription factor: protein MSTRYKVLVAEDEVKIREILVDFLTDYYEVIEAKDGEEALRLFHSQQIDLVLLDLMMPGRDGFSVLKEIRSVSKVPVMILTARSSVEDQVKGYDLKVDDYVTKPFDNKVLVAKINRLLARVNEEDEVETYELAFDGLVVNKLSRTVRIDNELIDFRPKEFDLLVFLIENHRIALDRDRILDAVWGIDYFGDTRVVDTHIKKIRKKLGTYAKYIHTVFGVGYKFEVI, encoded by the coding sequence ATGAGTACAAGATATAAAGTATTAGTGGCGGAAGATGAAGTGAAAATTAGAGAGATTTTAGTGGATTTTTTAACGGATTATTATGAAGTGATTGAAGCTAAAGATGGGGAGGAAGCACTACGTTTATTCCATTCACAACAAATTGATTTAGTGCTCTTGGATTTAATGATGCCAGGAAGAGATGGGTTTTCTGTTTTAAAGGAGATTCGCTCAGTGTCTAAGGTGCCAGTCATGATTTTAACAGCGCGCTCTAGTGTGGAAGATCAAGTTAAAGGTTATGATTTAAAAGTGGATGATTATGTTACAAAACCATTTGATAATAAAGTTTTAGTAGCAAAAATCAATCGTCTATTAGCTCGTGTGAATGAAGAAGATGAAGTAGAAACCTATGAGCTTGCTTTTGATGGGTTAGTTGTGAATAAATTATCACGTACGGTTCGTATTGATAATGAATTAATCGATTTTAGACCAAAAGAATTTGATTTATTAGTCTTTTTAATTGAAAATCACCGTATTGCTTTAGATCGTGATCGTATTCTAGATGCGGTATGGGGAATTGATTATTTCGGTGATACCCGAGTCGTGGATACACATATTAAAAAAATCCGTAAAAAATTAGGAACATACGCGAAGTACATTCATACGGTATTTGGAGTTGGATATAAATTTGAGGTGATCTAA